In the Chrysiogenia bacterium genome, one interval contains:
- a CDS encoding LON peptidase substrate-binding domain-containing protein — protein sequence MKAVPPISDPNVYSVLVLPETVLFPKVTMTVALIEEREHLLVEDLVAGLTPGREVPPRLVFSLCQWDSQYAEKLLPNPIATLAELTDWELGGAYERRIELKGIERVELGKIMQQDPFVRARVEPLGAPGWSRPTRGKSLSQATEALRKQAQNLAFGKDEPAAKFLLNTLEWITDPGVLADYVAHHLVSDWYLKQEILEMVDPAERVQALLEVLGTGKDRLAR from the coding sequence ATGAAAGCCGTACCCCCTATCAGCGATCCTAACGTCTACTCGGTGCTCGTCCTGCCCGAGACGGTGCTCTTTCCCAAGGTGACGATGACCGTTGCCCTGATCGAAGAGCGCGAGCACCTGCTCGTTGAGGATCTGGTGGCCGGGCTCACCCCCGGACGCGAAGTGCCCCCGCGGCTGGTATTCTCCCTCTGCCAGTGGGATTCCCAATATGCCGAGAAGCTGCTGCCCAATCCCATCGCCACTCTTGCTGAGCTGACCGACTGGGAACTGGGCGGCGCCTACGAACGGCGCATCGAGCTCAAGGGAATCGAGCGGGTCGAGCTGGGAAAGATCATGCAACAGGACCCCTTCGTGCGCGCACGGGTCGAGCCGCTGGGGGCGCCGGGTTGGTCGCGTCCCACCCGCGGCAAGTCACTCAGCCAGGCGACCGAGGCGCTTCGCAAACAGGCGCAGAACCTGGCCTTCGGCAAGGACGAGCCGGCAGCGAAGTTTCTGCTCAACACCCTGGAGTGGATTACCGACCCGGGCGTGCTCGCCGATTACGTTGCCCACCACCTGGTGAGCGACTGGTATCTTAAACAGGAAATCCTGGAAATGGTCGACCCGGCAGA